In Helianthus annuus cultivar XRQ/B chromosome 9, HanXRQr2.0-SUNRISE, whole genome shotgun sequence, the following are encoded in one genomic region:
- the LOC110874660 gene encoding uncharacterized protein LOC110874660, whose product MSGFSTDQVFKSREELMEWVRNTGRSLGYAIVTKRSKAKNGYVSKVVLMCDRGGVYKSDKDSSRETGTRKINCPFEMVGKFSKKNGSWTLKVKPGEHNHPPGEYMEGHPILKRLTPNEHQLVAELTGKGVFPKVYARGRILDCEQV is encoded by the exons ATGTCAGGATTTTCAACAGATCAG GTGTTCAAGTCTCGTGAAGAGTTGATGGAATGGGTTAGAAACACCGGACGTAGTCTTGGTTACGCTATTGTGACTAAAAGATCGAAAGCTAAAAATGGCTACGTGTCTAAAGTTGTACTTATGTGTGATCGTGGTGGTGTGTATAAATCAGATAAAGATTCAAGTAGAGAGACCGGCACTAGAAAGATAAATTGCCCGTTTGAAATGGTAGGGAAATTTTCAAAAAAGAATGGTTCTTGGACGTTAAAAGTAAAACCTGGTGAGCATAATCATCCACCCGGAGAATATATGGAGGGACACCCAATCCTCAAACGATTGACACCTAATGAACACCAATTGGTGGCAGAGTTGACGGGGAAGGGTGTGTTCCCAAAAGTTTATGCCAGAGGCAGGATTCTTGATTGCGAACAAGTTTAA